A single window of Anas acuta chromosome 31, bAnaAcu1.1, whole genome shotgun sequence DNA harbors:
- the LOC137846151 gene encoding uncharacterized protein, whose protein sequence is MQLLVVAQLLVVLRKSSGLPRAHADPVGTAGELKTGRSRGLLQLHSTHLTTQLNNDSTWVQRIEARHQACSNLALHYWDWTELRCSEPLGGLSMGLWCGGPGLMPEVTILVAVATVLMVLGLGLFLAGVYRFRARPPGPGYTPLPGDNYPAGNGVPIPVHISEGRITPSLTLCVPPFPRQHLRTPRWTPPDTGGSQLAPSQTRCCGADNKDAPQPSLVSLQCSGDRAEAHILLRCLTKRSGWVGDMAWDPKGPSVPWGASSIALLAGREKGWSRSARPAAASPRALRASVGTAADEGRETVREPPREGYEDGEGSAGQGV, encoded by the exons ATGCAGCTGTTGGTCGTGGCACAGCTTCTTGTAGTGCTTAGGAAAAGCAGTG GACTTCCAAGAGCTCATGCTGACCCCGTGGGCACAGCCGGGGAACTGAAAACCGGGAGGAGCAGGggactgctgcagctgcactcCACCCACCTCACCACCCAGCTCAACAATGACAGCACCTGGGTGCAGCGCATTGAGGCTCGGCACCAGGCCTGCAGTAACCTGGCCCTGCACTACTGGGACTGGACAGAGCTGAGGTGCAGTGAGCCCCTGGGGGGGCTTAGCATGGGGCTGTGGTGTGGAG GTCCCGGACTGATGCCGGAGGTGACGATACTGGTGGCGGTGGCCACCGTGCTGATGGTGCTGGGACTTGGCTTATTTCTCGCCGGCGTCTACCGCTTCAGGGCCAGGCCTCCTGGCCCGG GTTACACTCCCCTCCCTGGAGACAACTACCCTGCAGGTAacggtgtccccatccctgtccacATCAGCGAGGGGCGTATCACCCCATCTCTCACCCTGTGTGTCCcacccttccccaggcagcatcTGAGGACCCCCAGATGGACACCTCCTGACACTGGCGGCTCCCAGTTGGCCCCATCTCAGACCCGATGCTGTGGTGCAGACAATAAAGATGCTCCACAACCCTCGCTGGTGTCTCTGCAGTGTtctggggacagggcagaggCTCACATACTCCTACGGTGTCTCACCAAGAGGAGCGGCTGGGTGGGGGACATGGCATGGGACCCCAAAGGGCCAAGCGTGCCCTGGGGTGCCTCAAGCATCGCCCTGCTGGCCGGCCGAGAGAAAGGATGGTCCCGCTCTGCTCGGCCTGCTGCGGCCTCGCCTCGAGCACTGCGTGCATCTGTGGGCACCGCAGCAGACGAAGGGCGTGAAACTGTGCGAGAGCCTCCAAGGGAGGGCTACGAGGACGGCgaaggctctgcagggcaaGGCGTGTGA
- the LOC137846289 gene encoding butyrophilin subfamily 1 member A1-like isoform X2 codes for MHCFSILFVDEQAAELEKQAAELAWRRFLLPHNTVKVTLDPDTAHPILVVSQDNSSVRRETERQQVPDTPERFDYWCCALGREEFREGRHCWQVEMDGEWNKYSWWGVGVARASVERKKWIDKNPETGIWAVEYYEGQLKSLTSPRTPLSLSPVPTRIWVCLDCTQQQVSFINADNGVEIFTFTAASFNGESIRPWFFLGTQGIQLCLRDSTPKTLSPALGSSCPSPDTPQTPLLGPAGAAQE; via the exons ATGCattgcttttctattttgtttgtagatgaacaagctgcagagctcG agaaacaagctgcagagctgg catggagaaggtTTCTGCTGCCTCACAATACAG tgaaggTGACCCTGGATCCAGACACGGCTCATCCCATTCTTGTTGTGTCTCAGGACAACAGCAGTGTGAGACGGGAAACTGAACGGCAGCAGGTTCCTGACACACCAGAGAGATTTGACTATTGGTGCTGCGCGCTGGGCCGTGAGGAGTTCAGAGAAGGGAGACATTGCTGGCAGGTGGAAATGGATGGAGAGTGGAACAAGTATTCTTggtggggtgtgggggtggCCAGGGCATCTGTGGAGAGGAAGAAGTGGATAGACAAAAACCCCGAAACAGGGATCTGGGCTGTGGAGTACTATGAGGGGCAGCTCAAGTCTCTCACATCTCCTCGCAcccccttgtccctgtcccctgtccccacgaGGATCTGGGTCTGTCTGGACTGTACCCAGCAGCAGGTGTCTTTTATCAACGCTGACAATGGGGTCGAGATCTTCActttcacagcagcctccttcaATGGGGAGAGCATCCGCCCCTGGTTCTTTCTGGGGACACAGGGAATTCAGCTGTGCCTGAGGGACAGCACCCCCAAGactctgtccccagccctggggagctcCTGTCCTTCTCCAGACACTCCTCAAACACCTCTTCTtggtcctgcaggagcagcacaggaatgA
- the LOC137846289 gene encoding butyrophilin subfamily 3 member A2-like isoform X1 — translation MEAYAGRTELVRDGLSDGSLDLRITGLRPSDDGLYVCTVGDADFSDEAIVKLEVSATGADPHLSLGGYEDGGVRVLCRSASWYPLPQLLWRDARGQHLPSVSQTHSQDQEGLFEIEGAIIVTGSVEGPLSCVVRNSRLQQEREFSLHIAAPFFHNAQPWMVALALVLVLLAVSIGLGVYLFRKQAAKKDAELGKQAAEMKEKDTRLGESLFLPPTVGIGGLWFVAFIVEKLTPLIDALLFYFVCR, via the exons ATGGAGGCATATGCCGGGAGGACAGAATTGGTCAGAGATGGTCTCTCTGATGGAAGCCTGGACTTGCGAATCACGGGACTGAGACCCTCTGATGATGGCCTGTATGTCTGCACTGTGGGAGATGCTGATTTTTCTGACGAAGCAATTGTGAAGCTGGAGGTGTCAG ccacaggcgctgacccccacctctccctggggGGCTACGAGGACGGAGGCGTCCGGGTGCTGTGTCGATCGGCCAGCTGGTACCCGCTgccgcagctgctgtggagggatgctcgcgggcagcacctgccctcgGTCTCCCAGACACATTCCCAGGACCAGGAGGGGCTCTTTGAAATCGAAGGCGCCATCATCGTGACCGGGAGCGTGGAGGGGCCCTTGTCCTGCGTGGTCAGGAACAGCCGCCTCCAGCAGGAGCGGGAATTTTCCCTGCACATCGCAG ctcccttcttccacaaCGCACAGCCCTGGATGGTGGCTCTGGCTCTGGTCCTTGTGCTTTTGGCTGTGTCCATTGGCCTCGGTGTTTATCTCTTTCGAAAGCAAG caGCGAAAAAGGATGCAGAGCTGG ggaaACAAGCTGCAGAGATGA aggaaaaagataCAAGGCTGGGTGagtctctcttcctccccccaaCTGTAGGAATTGGGGGTCTTTGGTTTGTAGCATTCATTGTTGAGAAACTGACTCCTCTCATTGATGCattgcttttctattttgtttgtagatga
- the LOC137846152 gene encoding HLA class II histocompatibility antigen, DM beta chain-like, whose product MRHCKGQCLEHAQGVAWGSGMGKLWRALHRALYGSVAQELCTEYYVGTLHRAGKRGSPTTDPIPIPAPAQPQVRIIPVEMGNARVPVSLSCHIWAFYPPEVTVIWLHNGDIVEPDDYNPISAIPNGDWTYQTQVSVLVAPVAGDTYTCSVQHVSLQEPLLEDWSPGLIPEVTILVVVATVLMVLGLGLFLAGVYRYKARPPAPGYTPLPGDNYSAGNGVTIPIHISEAQITPSLTLCVPPFPRQHLRTPRRTPPGTDGSRLAPSQTRCHGADNKDAP is encoded by the exons ATGAGACATTGCAAGGGACAATGCCTAGAGCATGCACAGGGCGTTGCATGGGGAAGTGGCATGGGGAAGTTGTGGAGAGCTTTGCACAGGGCATTGTACGGGAGCGTTGCACAGGAGCTTTGCACAGAATATTACGTGGGGACATTGCACAGGGCAGGGAAAAGGGGCTCGCCCACCActgaccccatccccatccctgctccagcGCAGCCCCAAGTCCGCATCATCCCCGTGGAGATGGGGAACGCCCGTGTGCCCGTGAGCCTCAGCTGCCACATCTGGGCCTTCTACCCCCCCGAGGTGACTGTCATCTGGCTGCACAACGGGGACATCGTGGAGCCCGACGACTACAACCCCATCTCCGCCATCCCCAACGGCGACTGGACCTACCAGACGCAGGTGTCCGTGCTGGTGGCCCCGGTGGCAGGTGACACCTACACGTGCTCGGTGCAGCACGTCAGCCTGCAGGAGCCTCTCCTGGAGGACTGGA GTCCCGGACTGATACCGGAGGTGACGATACTGGTGGTGGTGGCCACCGTGCTGATGGTGCTGGGACTTGGCTTATTTCTCGCCGGCGTCTACCGCTACAAGGCCAGGCCTCCTGCCCCAG GTTACACTCCCCTCCCTGGAGACAACTACTCCGCAGGTAACGGTGTCACCATCCCCATCCACATCAGCGAGGCTCAAATCACCCCATCTCTTACCCTGTGTGTCCcacccttccccaggcagcatcTGAGGACCCCCAGACGGACACCTCCTGGCACCGACGGCTCCCGGTTGGCCCCATCTCAGACCCGATGTCACGGTGCTGACAATAAAGATGCTCCATAA
- the LOC137846271 gene encoding butyrophilin subfamily 1 member A1-like, producing MFLRLCFSAAQTRELEKQAAELAWRKFLLPQNQVKVTLDPDTAHPMLVVSQDNKSVRKQKQQQQVPDTPERFDCWCCVLGQEEFREGRHCWLVELEGEQLKYSWWAVGVARTSVERKGYFNKSPEEGIWAVQYDEGQLKSLTSPPTYLSLSAVPTRIWVCLDCTQGQVTFINADNGVQIFTFTAASFNGESIRLWFWLWTEEIQLCLRDSTPQTPSPALGTSCPSPATPASPLLGPSGAPQE from the exons aTGTTCCTccgcctttgcttttcagcggCACAGACACGAGAGCTGG agaaacaagctgcagagTTGG catggaGAAAGTTTCTGCTGCCACAAAATCAAG tgaaggTGACCCTGGATCCAGACACCGCTCATCCCATGCTTGTTGTGTCTCAGGACAACAAGAGTgtgagaaagcaaaagcaacagcagcaggttCCTGACACACCAGAGAGATTTGACTGTTGGTGCTGCGTGCTGGGCCAGGAGGAATTCAGAGAGGGGAGACACTGCTGGTTGGTGGAGTTGGAGGGAGAGCAGCTAAAGTATTCTTggtgggctgtgggggtggccaGGACATCTGTGGAGAGAAAGGGGTATTTCAATAAGAGCCCTGAAGAAGGGATCTGGGCTGTGCAGTACGATGAGGGGCAGCTCAAGTCTCTCACATCTCCTCCCACTTACTTGTCCCTGTCTGCTGTCCCCACGAGGATCTGGGTCTGTCTGGACTGTACCCAGGGGCAGGTGACTTTCATCAACGCTGACAATGGGGTCCAGATCTTCActttcacagcagcctccttcaATGGGGAGAGCATCCGGCTCTGGTTCTGGCTATGGACAGAGGAAATTCAGCTGTGCCTGAGGgacagcaccccccagaccccgtccccagccctggggacctcctgcccttctccagccACTCCTGCATCACCTCTCCTTGGTCCTTCTGGAGCACCACAGGAATGA
- the LOC137846174 gene encoding butyrophilin subfamily 3 member A1-like, which produces MVLPWGCSHPSFTGHARGLLTSLVTLLLLRLGSDPAPAAAQMGLPWGCGRPSLTGHASGFLTSLVTLHLLQLGSAQLNVVGPGQPVIATVGQDVVLPCHLSPQHDARTLEVRWIRHRLSDTVHHYHNGEDLYGEQMEAYAGRTELVRDGLSAGRLDLRITGLRPSDDGLYVCTVKDADAYDETIVELEVSATGADPHLSLGGYEDGGVRVLCRSAGWYPLPQLLWRDARGQHLPSVSQTHSQDQEGLFEIEGAVIMTGSVEGPLSCVVRSSRLQQERESSLHIAAPFFHNAQPWMVALALVLVLLAVSIGLGVYLFRKQGKLAAQGWSGGRCSAGTPLDKDKSCTSVCPYSSAYKSIVQSWTTMTISLVQPLINAEFFPVMGCVQGQPRAKQLSHMYYFHTHHTLLSLSFSEKQAAELAWRRCLLPQNRVKVTLDPHTAHPQLVVSQDNCSVRYESEWHQVLDTPERFDHWCFILGCEEFREGRHCWLVEVEGEQLKYSWWAVGVARASVERKVLIDMSPEEGIWAVQYYEGQLKSLTSPPTYLSLSAAPTRIWVCLDCTQKQVSFINADNGVEIFTFTAASFNGDSIRPWFWVETNGIQLCLRDSTPQTLSPALGGSCPSPDTPQTPLLDPAGAAQE; this is translated from the exons ATGGTGCtaccctggggctgcagccaccccagctTCACCGGCCATGCCAGGGGCCTCCTGACTTCCCTCGtcactctgctcctcctccgcctgggctcag ATCCTGCTCCCGCTGCAGCACAGatggggctcccctggggttGCGGCCGCCCCAGCCTCACCGGCCATGCCAGCGGCTTCCTGACTTCCCTCGTCACTCTGCACCTTCTTCAGCTGGGCTCAG cccagctcaaTGTGGTGGGACCAGGCCAGCCTGTCATTGCCACCGTGGGGCAGGatgtcgtgctgccctgccacttgtCCCCTCAACACGATGCTCGCACCTTGGAGGTCAGGTGGATTCGGCACAGGTTATCTGATACAGTGCACCACTACCACAATGGAGAGGACCTGTACGGGGAGCAGATGGAGGCATATGCCGGGAGGACAGAGTTGGTCAGAGATGGTCTCTCTGCTGGAAGGCTGGATTTGCGAATCACGGGGCTGAGACCCTCTGATGATGGCCTGTACGTCTGCACTGTGAAAGATGCTGATGCTTATGACGAAACCATTGTGGAGCTGGAGGTGTCAG CCACAGGCGctgacccccacctctccctggggGGCTACGAGGACGGAGGCGTCCGGGTGCTGTGTCGATCGGCCGGCTGGTACCCGCTgccgcagctgctgtggagggatgctcgcgggcagcacctgccctcgGTCTCCCAGACACATTCCCAGGACCAGGAGGGGCTCTTTGAAATTGAAGGCGCCGTCATCATGACCGGGAGCGTGGAGGGGCCCTTGTCCTGCGTGGTCAGGAGCAGCCGCCTCCAGCAGGAGCGGGAATCATCCCTGCACATCGCAG ctcccttcttccacaaCGCCCAGCCCTGGATGGTGGCTCTGGCTCTGGTCCTGGTGCTTTTGGCTGTGTCCATTGGCCTTGGTGTTTATCTCTTTCGAAAGCAAGGtaagctggcagcacagggatggagcggagggaggtgttctgcagggacccccctgg ACAAAGATAAAAGTTGTACAAGCGTCTGTCCTTACAGTTCTGCTTACAAGAGCATTGTACAAAGCTGGACCACAATGACTATTtctctagtccaacctctgatcaATGCagaatttttccctgtcatgGGATGTGTTCAGGGTCAACCACGGGCTAAGCAACTCTCCCACATGTATTACTTTCATACCCATCATACATTATTGTCgctttccttttcagagaaacaagctgcagagctgg CATGGAGAAGGTGTCTGCTGCCTCAAAATCGAG tgaaggTGACCCTGGATCCACACACGGCTCATCCCCAGCTTGTTGTGTCTCAGGACAACTGCAGTGTGAGATATGAAAGTGAATGGCACCAGGTGCTTGACACGCCAGAGAGATTTGACCATTGGTGCTTCATACTGGGCTGTGAGGAGTTCAGAGAGGGGAGGCACTGCTGgttggtggaggtggagggagaGCAGCTAAAGTATTCTTggtgggctgtgggggtggccaGGGCATCTGTGGAGAGGAAAGTGTTGATCGACATGAGCCCTGAAGAAGGGATCTGGGCTGTGCAGTACTATGAGGGGCAGCTCAAGTCTCTCACATCTCCTCCTACTTACTTGTCCCTGTCTGCTGCCCCCACGAGGATCTGGGTCTGTCTGGACTGTACCCAGAAGCAGGTGTCTTTCATCAACGCTGACAATGGGGTCGAGATCTTCActttcacagcagcctccttcaACGGGGATAGCATCCGCCCCTGGTTCTGGGTGGAGACAAATGGAATTCAGCTGTGCCTGAGGgacagcaccccccagaccctgtccccagccctggggggctcctgcccttctccagacACTCCTCAAACACCTCTCCTTgatcctgcaggagcagcacaggaatgA